The sequence TCCCCAGGTTAGTATAAACAAAATTATTTCTTCATCTGGTAAATTAACAGCCCAAATTGTAAGGGGAGCTCCTTATGACCTATTTTTATCAGCTGATATGAAATATCCTGAATTTTTATATAAAAAAGGGTTTGCTATCTCAAAGCCTGTTGTGTATGCGAGAGGAACCCTTGTTCTATGGAGTATAAAAAATATTCCCCTGAAAAACGGAATAAGTTCTCTTTTAAACCCCTTAATCAAAAAAATAGCAATCCCTGACCCTAAAACCGCTCCGTATGGCAGAGAAGCGAAAAAAGCCCTTGAAAAATCAGGAATATACCAAAAGGTAAGGTACAAACTTGTATAT comes from Persephonella sp. and encodes:
- the modA gene encoding molybdate ABC transporter substrate-binding protein, yielding MRNILFALLLLFSVSCGETLTIAAAANVQYALNELSQKFKEKYPQVSINKIISSSGKLTAQIVRGAPYDLFLSADMKYPEFLYKKGFAISKPVVYARGTLVLWSIKNIPLKNGISSLLNPLIKKIAIPDPKTAPYGREAKKALEKSGIYQKVRYKLVY